AAGAATAGTGAAGTGAGCATAAGTTTTATGTTTGGAAAACTTTGTTTCAACAACTGATACAGCCAATTCAGGTACCGGGCAAAATAACAGTTAAATACAATGCAGAATTTTGGACTGCCTGGGTCAACAGTTTTTTATGCAATCCGATGTCAACAGAAAAGAATATATAACATTATATACGGTTATTAAAATTGTTCTTTATTTTCTAGCTGAAATCATATCAACACGCTGGAGGTCAATACGCGATAGGTTTATGCGTGACCTCAATCATGAACGAACGGCGCCAAGTGGTTCGGGTACTTCTCGGAGGAAACCTTACCAATATGCACCACATCTTCAATTTCTTCAACGTTGTTTTCAGCAGCGCATGTGAGTTAAATTTCCTAaagagaagacaaaaaaaaattatgaatatagaAATTATACCTTTTATTTCCCTATCTATTTTAGGACTCATTCAAGCACACTCCCTCCTGAAGCAGAACCTGTTGAACATGAGGACTCAACCGAACAATTGTCTGGACGATCTACCGATCAAACTTCATTACCATCTCAGTCACAGGATTCTGCTCTGGAGTCGCGCGGCCGGCAAACTGAGACATGTGCTCAGATTGAAGATACTCGACAGTTCATTTCTTCTGCCTTTGACAGAGTTTTAAGTAGGCCGAGGCCACTTCGAAGACCACATAGAGTCTTTGAGGATCTTGCACTGATCTTCCGAGATTGTTTATTAAAAATAGAGGAGGAGCAAACTCGGTATAAGCAAGAGTTAACTTCCATGATCAATCATGTCAAGGTAGTTTGTCGTCCAGAACCCCTTAACCATAATCAGCAGTTTCTCTTAACGTTAAGTCATTGGATGGACAACATGACTCCAGAGCAGAATTGTGATTGTCGAGTGACATTGATCAAAACTGTTTGGAATATTAAACACGCACCATCCTCTAATTTTGTTCCTCTGGCTCAGTCGTATCCACCAGCCACCTCCTACCCAACATGCATGACTTCTCCACCTGCTCACTCATACTCTGAGCCACATATCGCTCCCCAGTCACAAAACTTTCAACAGTCACAAAACTTTCAACAGTCACAAAACTTTCAACAGTCACAAAACTTTCAACAGTCACAAAACTTAGCCCTATCCCAAAACTTTAGCCACTCCCAAAACTTTCCCCCATCCAAAACTTTACCTACGTACCACAACTTCCCACAGGCCCAAAACGTAGGCACTGCACAAAACTTTCCAGCTTTACAGAACTTTCCATCAACATCCCACATCTTTATTCCATCCCAAAGCCATCCACCGTCCCAAAGACAACCTACGTCCCACCAATACCCAACGGCTCACACATTTCCACCTTCTCAAAGCCATAGCACATCCGTCAGATATCAACCTGCATCAACCTTTCAAGAGACTTTAAGCCAATCTCAATCACAGCTACCTTCCTATGTCTCTGCACAAACACCTTTCCAATCCAACAACACTGGAAGTTCCCAAACACGTCTACAGACACCAAGTCCAGATGTGATTTCTATGTCAACTCAAAATAAAATCTCCATAAACTAAGGTGTTTC
The Bufo gargarizans isolate SCDJY-AF-19 chromosome 2, ASM1485885v1, whole genome shotgun sequence genome window above contains:
- the LOC122928235 gene encoding uncharacterized protein LOC122928235 isoform X1 → MQSDVNRKEYITLYTVIKIVLYFLAEIISTRWRSIRDRFMRDLNHERTAPSGSGTSRRKPYQYAPHLQFLQRCFQQRMTHSSTLPPEAEPVEHEDSTEQLSGRSTDQTSLPSQSQDSALESRGRQTETCAQIEDTRQFISSAFDRVLSRPRPLRRPHRVFEDLALIFRDCLLKIEEEQTRYKQELTSMINHVKVVCRPEPLNHNQQFLLTLSHWMDNMTPEQNCDCRVTLIKTVWNIKHAPSSNFVPLAQSYPPATSYPTCMTSPPAHSYSEPHIAPQSQNFQQSQNFQQSQNFQQSQNFQQSQNLALSQNFSHSQNFPPSKTLPTYHNFPQAQNVGTAQNFPALQNFPSTSHIFIPSQSHPPSQRQPTSHQYPTAHTFPPSQSHSTSVRYQPASTFQETLSQSQSQLPSYVSAQTPFQSNNTGSSQTRLQTPSPDVISMSTQNKISIN
- the LOC122928235 gene encoding uncharacterized protein LOC122928235 isoform X2, with translation MRDLNHERTAPSGSGTSRRKPYQYAPHLQFLQRCFQQRMTHSSTLPPEAEPVEHEDSTEQLSGRSTDQTSLPSQSQDSALESRGRQTETCAQIEDTRQFISSAFDRVLSRPRPLRRPHRVFEDLALIFRDCLLKIEEEQTRYKQELTSMINHVKVVCRPEPLNHNQQFLLTLSHWMDNMTPEQNCDCRVTLIKTVWNIKHAPSSNFVPLAQSYPPATSYPTCMTSPPAHSYSEPHIAPQSQNFQQSQNFQQSQNFQQSQNFQQSQNLALSQNFSHSQNFPPSKTLPTYHNFPQAQNVGTAQNFPALQNFPSTSHIFIPSQSHPPSQRQPTSHQYPTAHTFPPSQSHSTSVRYQPASTFQETLSQSQSQLPSYVSAQTPFQSNNTGSSQTRLQTPSPDVISMSTQNKISIN